A region from the Triticum urartu cultivar G1812 chromosome 1, Tu2.1, whole genome shotgun sequence genome encodes:
- the LOC125512966 gene encoding glutathione S-transferase T3-like, translating into MDGDQSFLDTIGFGYTQTQPDSPIGEQATPSTQHHSAITEKGKSNKGKNWSSDEDKVLIAAWANTSLDIVGTDQNRDAYWDRISEYYNTHKESSWPECNANAINGRYTTINRETSKFCGCLQQILNRQESGRTIEKKTNDAHILFKEMDLKKKKPFTLMHCYVEFSKYPKWQTREVEISLKKQKKTIDASPGTATNDLGDASSVRTDATSIRTDALEHEKRPDGVKKDKRGKADDSACKLSLETVWAAKLEKDEIKEAARNARYAQQLELRKEEIALRKNDDARNEREDAWRQFELDERVMLIDTSGMTDVLKQFYQDKQKEILARGLG; encoded by the exons ATGGATGGTGACCAAAGCTTCTTGGACACCATTGGTTTTGGTTACACACAAACACAACCAGATAGTCCAATTGGAGAGCAGGCAACTCCATCAACTCAGCATCATTCTGCAATAACAGAGAAAGGAAAATCCAACAAAGGAAAAAATTGGTCTAGTGATGAGGACAAGGTTCTCATAGCAGCATGGGCAAATACAAGTTTGGATATTGTTGGGACAGATCAAAACCGAGATGCTTATTGGGATAGAATTTCAGAGTACTACAACACACACAAGGAATCATCATGGCCGGAGTGTAATGCTAATGCAATCAATGGCCGTTACACAACGATTAACAGAGAGACCTCTAAATTTTGTGGTTGCCTTCAGCAGATTTTAAATAGGCAAGAAAGTGGAAGGACTATAGAAAAAA AGACAAACGATGCACACATTTTGTTCAAGGAAATGGATCTTAAAAAAAAGAAGCCTTTCACACTGATGCATTGCTATGTAGAGTTTTCGAAGTATCCAAAGTGGCAGACAAGAGAAGTTGAAATTTCTCTTAAGAAACAAAAGAAGACCATTGATGCAAGTCCGGGCACAGCCACCAATGATCTGGGTGATGCATCCTCGGTACGTACTGATGCTACCTCGATACGCACTGATGCTCTTGAACATGAGAAAAGACCTGATGGTGTGAAGAAGGATAAGAGAGGTAAAGCTGATGACAGTGCTTGCAAGCTGTCATTAGAAACTGTGTGGGCAGCAAAGCTAGAGAAGGATGAGATCAAAGAGGCGGCAAGAAATGCTCGCTACGCACAACAATTGGAATTGCGAAAAGAGGAGATTGCACTCAGAAAGAATGACGATGCACGAAATGAGAGGGAGGATGCATGGAGACAGTTTGAATTAGATGAGAGGGTCATGCTCATCGACACTAGTGGTATGACTGATGTGCTAAAGCAGTTCTACCAAGATAAGCAGAAGGAGATCCTTGCTCGCGGCCTAGGGTAA
- the LOC125512949 gene encoding U-box domain-containing protein 33-like isoform X2, giving the protein MEAAVAVAVEDENNRKVFVVVPAERRAGRSTLSWALGHLCGGATATTVVVTHVHVPPQMIPVMGAKFHASKLSSEQVSSFRRMERDKADKMLDDYVHECRKTKVRCEKLVIEKEDVASGLVELIGLRGITELVVSAAADRQYSTTAAAIMQRADPSCKIWFVCKEQLICTREAKVEIASSAVTAPLLPNPGHEVLRLSTHQEEDDDDIEVELGFYGELTEACRAAEDLMNRALNESRRRHKADEEVATSLLKAKEHEELYLEEVKKREELEAALARAEKEISELRQAIQRDTVEEESGEATATMSAPGLQSTSKEEPEAVLWHCQCQCQRKLAAASSPSSVIIPWSPRADEDGFTCEAGVAGCCWLDGMPSPEGVAVAGVALTLARPSFALRAAVEEYTRRQQQQQRCPFP; this is encoded by the exons ATGGAGGctgcggtggcggtggcggtggaggACGAGAACAATAGGAAAGTGTTCGTCGTGGTGCCGGCGGAGCGCAGGGCGGGGCGGTCGACGCTGTCGTGGGCTCTCGGCCATCTCTGCGGCGGAGCCACAGCCACCACGGTCGTCGTCACGCACGTGCACGTCCCGCCGCAGATGATCCCCGTCA TGGGAGCCAAGTTCCATGCCAGCAAGCTGAGCTCGGAGCAGGTGAGCTCCTTCAGACGGATGGAGCGCGACAAGGCGGACAAGATGCTGGACGACTACGTCCATGAGTGCCGGAAAACCAAG GTGAGGTGTGAGAAGCTGGTGATTGAGAAGGAGGATGTCGCGTCCGGCCTCGTCGAGCTCATTGGCTTGCGCGGGATCACCGAGCTGGTGGTTTCGGCTGCCGCGGACCGGCAGTACTCCAC GACAGCAGCAGCGATAATGCAGAGAGCTGATCCATCGTGCAAGATCTGGTTCGTCTGCAAGGAGCAGTTAATCTGCACCAG GGAAGCGAAAGTAGAGATTGCATCATCTGCTGTCACTGCACCGTTGCTCCCTAATCCTGGCCATGAAGTCCTTCGTTTGTCAACTCACCAGGAAGAG GATGATGATGACATTGAGGTTGAATTGGGGTTCTATGGTGAACTCACGGAGGCATGCAGAGCAGCCGAGGACCTGATGAACAGAGCTCTAAACGAATCCCGCAGGCGCCACAAGGCAGACGAAGAAGTGGCCACATCTCTCCTGAAA GCGAAAGAGCACGAGGAGCTGTACCTGGAGGAGGTGAAGAAGAGGGAGGAGCTCGAGGCAGCCCTGGCGAGAGCAGAGAAAGAAATTTCAGAGCTACGACAGGCAATCCAGCGGGACACGGTCGAGGAGGAATCCGGggaggcgacggcgacgatgTCGGCCCCGGGACTGCAAAGCACGAGCAAGGAAGAACCGGAGGCGGTGCTCTGGCACTGCCAGTGCCAGTGTCAGAGGAAGCTGGCCGCCGCGTCGTCTCCGTCGTCGGTCATCATACCATGGTCGCCTCGTGCCGACGAAGATGGGTTCACCTGCGAAGCCGGCGTGGCCGGGTGCTGCTGGCTCGACGGGATGCCGTCGCCCGAAGGCGTGGCCGTCGCCGGCGTCGCCCTAACGCTCGCGCGCCCCAGTTTTGCCCTCCGTGCCGCGGTCGAGGAATACACgaggcggcagcagcagcagcagcggtGCCCGTTTCCTTGA
- the LOC125512949 gene encoding U-box domain-containing protein 33-like isoform X1, whose product MEAAVAVAVEDENNRKVFVVVPAERRAGRSTLSWALGHLCGGATATTVVVTHVHVPPQMIPVMGAKFHASKLSSEQVSSFRRMERDKADKMLDDYVHECRKTKVRCEKLVIEKEDVASGLVELIGLRGITELVVSAAADRQYSTKLDRPTCRTAAAIMQRADPSCKIWFVCKEQLICTREAKVEIASSAVTAPLLPNPGHEVLRLSTHQEEDDDDIEVELGFYGELTEACRAAEDLMNRALNESRRRHKADEEVATSLLKAKEHEELYLEEVKKREELEAALARAEKEISELRQAIQRDTVEEESGEATATMSAPGLQSTSKEEPEAVLWHCQCQCQRKLAAASSPSSVIIPWSPRADEDGFTCEAGVAGCCWLDGMPSPEGVAVAGVALTLARPSFALRAAVEEYTRRQQQQQRCPFP is encoded by the exons ATGGAGGctgcggtggcggtggcggtggaggACGAGAACAATAGGAAAGTGTTCGTCGTGGTGCCGGCGGAGCGCAGGGCGGGGCGGTCGACGCTGTCGTGGGCTCTCGGCCATCTCTGCGGCGGAGCCACAGCCACCACGGTCGTCGTCACGCACGTGCACGTCCCGCCGCAGATGATCCCCGTCA TGGGAGCCAAGTTCCATGCCAGCAAGCTGAGCTCGGAGCAGGTGAGCTCCTTCAGACGGATGGAGCGCGACAAGGCGGACAAGATGCTGGACGACTACGTCCATGAGTGCCGGAAAACCAAG GTGAGGTGTGAGAAGCTGGTGATTGAGAAGGAGGATGTCGCGTCCGGCCTCGTCGAGCTCATTGGCTTGCGCGGGATCACCGAGCTGGTGGTTTCGGCTGCCGCGGACCGGCAGTACTCCAC AAAACTTGACAGGCCTACTTGCAGGACAGCAGCAGCGATAATGCAGAGAGCTGATCCATCGTGCAAGATCTGGTTCGTCTGCAAGGAGCAGTTAATCTGCACCAG GGAAGCGAAAGTAGAGATTGCATCATCTGCTGTCACTGCACCGTTGCTCCCTAATCCTGGCCATGAAGTCCTTCGTTTGTCAACTCACCAGGAAGAG GATGATGATGACATTGAGGTTGAATTGGGGTTCTATGGTGAACTCACGGAGGCATGCAGAGCAGCCGAGGACCTGATGAACAGAGCTCTAAACGAATCCCGCAGGCGCCACAAGGCAGACGAAGAAGTGGCCACATCTCTCCTGAAA GCGAAAGAGCACGAGGAGCTGTACCTGGAGGAGGTGAAGAAGAGGGAGGAGCTCGAGGCAGCCCTGGCGAGAGCAGAGAAAGAAATTTCAGAGCTACGACAGGCAATCCAGCGGGACACGGTCGAGGAGGAATCCGGggaggcgacggcgacgatgTCGGCCCCGGGACTGCAAAGCACGAGCAAGGAAGAACCGGAGGCGGTGCTCTGGCACTGCCAGTGCCAGTGTCAGAGGAAGCTGGCCGCCGCGTCGTCTCCGTCGTCGGTCATCATACCATGGTCGCCTCGTGCCGACGAAGATGGGTTCACCTGCGAAGCCGGCGTGGCCGGGTGCTGCTGGCTCGACGGGATGCCGTCGCCCGAAGGCGTGGCCGTCGCCGGCGTCGCCCTAACGCTCGCGCGCCCCAGTTTTGCCCTCCGTGCCGCGGTCGAGGAATACACgaggcggcagcagcagcagcagcggtGCCCGTTTCCTTGA